The following are encoded together in the Paludisphaera mucosa genome:
- a CDS encoding YiiX/YebB-like N1pC/P60 family cysteine hydrolase → MTWFYCLIAAFGMAGKDAAETTDWMKPATWRGNFWGPAATRARSTGELPPLPTNPAMTRWADWGKAVLRDGDVVFRLGDAKALGGAFPLSRFISAATGSRFSHTGIVALEEGSPVVYDCSSDGVQRQPFEVWMLDCVGDLGVKRLRAEHRKHVAGILGYCREQFERQLPFDFEFRPDDAAFYCVELTEKAYRSQGLKLAEPVRIGDWENLGRYPLTAVATPFASKLFLTRPISLEQPVYLPGNDREGVWSSPLLENVYSGETRTDARAKAARIDLRGDLDMIWYAVASFRNRVNAVATTPVPAAKPQAAP, encoded by the coding sequence ATGACGTGGTTCTACTGCCTGATCGCCGCGTTCGGGATGGCCGGGAAGGATGCCGCGGAGACGACGGATTGGATGAAGCCGGCGACGTGGCGGGGGAATTTCTGGGGGCCGGCGGCGACCCGCGCCCGGTCGACCGGAGAACTTCCGCCGCTCCCGACCAACCCGGCGATGACCCGTTGGGCGGATTGGGGCAAGGCCGTGCTCCGGGACGGGGACGTCGTCTTCCGGCTCGGCGACGCGAAGGCCCTGGGGGGCGCGTTCCCGCTCAGTCGGTTCATCTCCGCCGCCACGGGCAGCCGCTTCTCCCACACCGGCATCGTCGCGCTGGAAGAGGGCTCGCCGGTGGTCTACGATTGCTCGTCCGACGGCGTCCAGCGCCAGCCGTTCGAGGTCTGGATGCTCGACTGCGTGGGCGACCTCGGCGTCAAGCGGCTCAGGGCCGAGCACCGGAAGCACGTCGCCGGCATCCTCGGCTACTGCCGCGAGCAGTTCGAGCGACAGCTCCCCTTCGACTTCGAGTTCCGGCCCGACGACGCCGCTTTCTACTGCGTCGAACTCACGGAGAAGGCGTACCGATCCCAGGGGCTGAAGCTCGCCGAGCCGGTGCGGATCGGCGACTGGGAGAACCTGGGCCGCTATCCGCTGACCGCCGTCGCGACGCCGTTCGCCAGCAAGCTGTTCCTGACCCGGCCGATCAGCCTGGAGCAGCCCGTCTACCTGCCCGGGAACGACCGCGAGGGGGTGTGGTCGTCCCCCCTGCTGGAGAACGTCTACAGCGGGGAGACCCGAACGGACGCGAGGGCGAAGGCCGCCCGCATCGACCTGCGGGGAGACCTGGACATGATCTGGTACGCGGTCGCCTCGTTCCGCAACCGGGTGAACGCCGTCGCGACCACGCCCGTCCCGGCCGCGAAGCCGCAAGCGGCCCCCTGA
- a CDS encoding alpha/beta hydrolase — MGKAIVCAAWLGALAASALAQEKGPSPPSPDSQYRLGPDSLPQEGVPKGEIRGPYTLPSQAYPGTQHTYWVYVPAQYDPAAPAALMVFQDGQAFKDEKGDMRAQNVMDNLIYRREIPVMIGVFINPGRRPDQPEPTPRNWGDRDTNRPTEYNSLDDRYARVITEELTPALRKDFAISDDPEMHGIGGSSSGAIAAFTVAWERPDHFRKVLSNVGSFVDLRGGHVYPEKVMEADKKPIRVYLCDGRNDNRGLRGGKYDEKRDWFLQNVRLMKALTQKGYDVNYAWGMNGHGQKFGGAILPDMMRWLWRDGPVSTDPNDAVERGFRPPAAKKE, encoded by the coding sequence ATGGGGAAAGCGATCGTCTGCGCGGCCTGGCTCGGCGCCCTGGCGGCCTCGGCCCTCGCCCAGGAGAAGGGCCCGTCGCCGCCGAGCCCGGATTCCCAGTACCGGCTGGGGCCCGACTCCCTCCCCCAGGAGGGCGTCCCGAAGGGGGAGATCCGCGGGCCGTACACCCTCCCCAGCCAGGCCTACCCGGGCACCCAGCACACGTACTGGGTCTACGTCCCGGCGCAGTACGATCCCGCCGCGCCGGCGGCCCTGATGGTCTTCCAGGACGGCCAGGCGTTCAAGGACGAGAAGGGCGACATGCGGGCCCAGAACGTGATGGACAACCTGATCTACCGGCGCGAGATCCCGGTCATGATCGGCGTCTTCATCAACCCGGGCCGACGGCCCGACCAGCCCGAGCCGACCCCCCGGAACTGGGGCGACCGCGACACCAACCGGCCGACCGAATACAACTCGCTCGACGACCGGTACGCGCGGGTGATCACCGAGGAGCTGACCCCGGCCCTGCGGAAGGACTTCGCCATCTCGGACGACCCCGAGATGCACGGCATCGGCGGGTCGAGCTCGGGGGCCATCGCGGCGTTCACCGTCGCCTGGGAGCGGCCGGACCACTTCCGCAAGGTGCTGAGCAACGTCGGCAGCTTCGTGGACCTGCGCGGCGGTCACGTCTATCCGGAGAAGGTCATGGAGGCCGACAAGAAGCCGATCCGGGTCTACCTCTGCGACGGCCGCAACGACAACCGCGGCCTCCGCGGCGGCAAGTACGACGAGAAGCGGGACTGGTTCCTCCAGAACGTCCGTCTGATGAAGGCCCTGACGCAGAAGGGCTACGACGTGAACTACGCCTGGGGCATGAACGGCCACGGACAGAAGTTCGGCGGCGCGATCCTGCCCGACATGATGCGTTGGCTCTGGCGCGACGGCCCGGTCTCCACCGACCCGAACGACGCCGTCGAACGCGGCTTCCGGCCGCCGGCCGCGAAGAAAGAATGA